One Saccharopolyspora erythraea NRRL 2338 genomic region harbors:
- a CDS encoding DUF2269 family protein, which produces MTKVLLSIHVLAAIIAIGPVTVAASMFPAAARRAMAATDRGSGLAVVRTLHRVCRVYSAIGIVVPVFGLATASSLGVLGDAWLIVSMVLTAAAAAVLGLLVIPRQSAILTELGASTEATAERRGALARLAMHTGIFNVLWAVVTVLMIVRPGSTTGA; this is translated from the coding sequence GTGACGAAGGTGCTGCTGTCCATCCACGTCCTGGCCGCCATCATCGCGATCGGCCCGGTCACGGTCGCCGCGAGCATGTTCCCCGCCGCGGCGCGGCGTGCCATGGCCGCCACCGACCGCGGGTCCGGACTGGCCGTCGTCCGCACGCTGCACCGAGTCTGCCGCGTCTACTCCGCAATCGGGATCGTCGTGCCGGTCTTCGGGCTGGCGACCGCGAGCAGCCTGGGCGTTCTGGGCGACGCGTGGCTGATCGTCTCGATGGTGCTGACCGCCGCCGCGGCGGCGGTGCTGGGCCTGCTGGTGATCCCGCGCCAGTCCGCCATCCTCACCGAACTCGGTGCGTCCACCGAGGCCACCGCCGAGCGGCGCGGAGCGCTCGCGCGGCTGGCCATGCACACCGGGATCTTCAACGTGCTGTGGGCGGTGGTGACGGTGCTGATGATCGTCCGGCCCGGCTCGACGACGGGGGCCTGA
- a CDS encoding IS5 family transposase, translating into MARPRPWEVSDELWALIEPLLPRHERRFRYPGRRRIDDRKTLQGILFVLYTGIQWEFLPQELGFGSGSTCWRRLAEWQQAGVREQLQRVLLDRLRAADQLDFSRAVVDSSQIQAKRGRGCPKVGPSPVDRGRPGSKHHVITDACGTPLRVVLTGSNRNDVTQLVPLVEAIPPVRGRPGRPRRKPRRLYADRAYDHDVYRDKLRARGITPRIARRGDDHGSGLGKLRWVVEAAIAWLHGPRRLRIRWETRDDIHDGFLQLTHCMILAAKLPTHAI; encoded by the coding sequence ATGGCTCGCCCGAGGCCGTGGGAGGTCAGCGACGAGTTGTGGGCGTTGATCGAGCCGTTGCTGCCCCGGCACGAGCGTCGGTTTCGGTATCCGGGTCGGCGTCGGATCGACGATCGCAAGACTCTGCAGGGCATCTTGTTCGTGCTCTACACCGGCATCCAGTGGGAGTTTCTGCCGCAGGAGTTGGGATTCGGCTCGGGGTCGACGTGCTGGCGGCGGTTGGCCGAGTGGCAGCAGGCCGGAGTACGGGAGCAGTTGCAGCGGGTGCTGCTGGATCGCCTGCGAGCGGCCGATCAGTTGGACTTCTCCCGAGCGGTCGTGGATTCCTCCCAGATCCAGGCCAAACGGGGACGTGGTTGCCCAAAAGTCGGTCCGAGTCCGGTTGACCGTGGTCGGCCGGGCTCGAAGCACCACGTCATCACCGATGCCTGTGGAACCCCGTTGCGGGTGGTGCTGACCGGCAGCAACCGCAACGATGTGACCCAGCTGGTGCCGCTGGTGGAGGCGATCCCACCGGTGCGCGGACGGCCGGGTCGGCCCCGCCGCAAACCCCGCCGCCTCTACGCAGACCGGGCCTACGACCACGACGTCTACCGAGACAAGCTGCGGGCCCGGGGCATCACACCCCGGATCGCTCGCCGAGGTGACGACCACGGTTCCGGCCTCGGCAAGCTGCGGTGGGTGGTCGAAGCCGCGATCGCCTGGCTGCACGGACCACGCCGCCTACGGATCCGCTGGGAAACCCGCGACGACATCCACGACGGCTTCCTCCAACTCACCCACTGCATGATCCTCGCCGCCAAGCTCCCCACACACGCAATCTGA
- a CDS encoding thioesterase II family protein, whose amino-acid sequence MQPIRLFCFPHAGGGMAAFRPWVGALGPEIEVVPVPLPGREARIGEPAHTRMEALAEQVTRELAPSLDRPHACFGHSMGAGLAWEVARRTGPLGVVASARRGPHLPTRRRRLSELPDELFLAELGRLGGTPREVLDNPELVELLLPTLRADFTLSESFTAPAGRRLHCPVVAMAGEDDHEVDRDELAAWERSTTGAFRSHRFPGGHFYLAEANPEVLSVVRAEVLRFAEQSALSG is encoded by the coding sequence GTGCAACCCATCCGGCTGTTCTGCTTCCCGCACGCCGGCGGCGGCATGGCCGCCTTCCGGCCGTGGGTGGGGGCGCTTGGCCCGGAGATCGAGGTGGTCCCGGTACCGCTTCCCGGCCGCGAGGCGCGCATCGGCGAGCCCGCGCACACCAGAATGGAGGCGCTGGCCGAGCAGGTCACCCGCGAGCTCGCGCCGTCGCTGGACCGCCCGCACGCCTGCTTCGGCCACAGCATGGGCGCCGGCCTGGCGTGGGAGGTCGCGCGCCGGACCGGCCCGCTGGGCGTCGTCGCGTCAGCGCGTCGCGGACCGCACCTGCCCACCCGGCGCAGGCGGCTGTCGGAACTCCCCGACGAGCTGTTCCTCGCCGAGCTGGGCAGGCTCGGCGGTACCCCGCGGGAGGTCCTGGACAACCCCGAGCTGGTCGAGTTGCTGCTTCCCACGCTGCGCGCCGATTTCACGCTCAGCGAGAGCTTCACCGCGCCCGCGGGCCGGCGGCTGCACTGCCCGGTGGTGGCCATGGCGGGGGAGGACGACCACGAGGTCGACCGCGACGAGCTCGCGGCGTGGGAGCGGTCGACCACCGGTGCGTTCCGCAGCCACCGCTTCCCGGGCGGGCACTTCTACCTCGCCGAGGCCAACCCGGAAGTCCTGTCGGTGGTGCGCGCCGAGGTCCTGCGCTTCGCGGAGCAGAGCGCGCTTTCCGGGTGA
- a CDS encoding GlxA family transcriptional regulator codes for MHTVAILALDKVIPFDLATPLQVFSFARLPDGRPAYRVRVCGNAPAVDAGAFTLQPRWGLEALADADTIVLPGCSEPEDPVPDEVLDALRQAAANGTRMASICVGAFVLAATGLLDGHRATTHWMGTDELAQRHPGIEVDPDVLYVDNGQFLTSAGAAAGLDLCLHMIRCDHGSAVAADAARLSVMPLEREGGQAQFIVHDQPPVPRGAVLEPVLRWMEDNCAKDLVLEDIAARAGMSTRTLNRRFREQTGTTPLQWLHRARVRQAQYLLESTDHPVDRIGTQVGFGSPTAFRDRFKRVVGTSPHAYRAAFHGSRDGG; via the coding sequence ATGCACACGGTGGCCATACTCGCCCTGGACAAGGTCATCCCCTTCGACCTGGCCACGCCGCTCCAGGTGTTCAGCTTCGCCCGGCTGCCCGACGGTCGCCCCGCCTACCGGGTCCGGGTCTGCGGCAACGCGCCGGCCGTTGACGCCGGAGCGTTCACGCTGCAACCGCGGTGGGGTCTGGAGGCGCTGGCCGACGCCGACACGATCGTCCTGCCCGGCTGCTCCGAGCCCGAGGACCCGGTGCCCGACGAGGTTCTCGACGCGCTGCGGCAGGCCGCGGCCAACGGCACCCGCATGGCCTCCATCTGCGTGGGCGCGTTCGTCCTCGCCGCCACCGGGCTGCTCGACGGGCACCGGGCGACCACGCACTGGATGGGCACGGACGAGCTCGCCCAGCGCCATCCCGGGATCGAGGTCGACCCCGACGTGCTCTACGTGGACAACGGCCAGTTCCTCACCTCGGCGGGAGCCGCGGCGGGCCTGGACCTGTGCCTGCACATGATCCGGTGCGACCACGGCTCGGCGGTCGCCGCCGACGCGGCGCGGCTGTCGGTCATGCCGCTGGAGCGCGAGGGCGGGCAGGCGCAGTTCATCGTCCACGACCAGCCGCCCGTGCCGCGGGGCGCGGTCCTCGAGCCGGTGCTGCGCTGGATGGAGGACAACTGCGCGAAGGACCTCGTGCTGGAGGACATCGCGGCGCGTGCGGGCATGAGCACCCGCACGCTCAACCGGCGGTTCCGCGAGCAGACCGGCACGACACCGCTGCAATGGCTGCACCGCGCCCGCGTCCGCCAGGCCCAGTACCTGCTCGAGTCCACCGACCACCCGGTGGACCGCATCGGCACCCAGGTCGGGTTCGGCTCGCCGACGGCCTTCCGCGACCGCTTCAAGCGCGTCGTCGGCACCAGCCCGCACGCCTACCGCGCCGCCTTCCACGGCTCGCGCGACGGCGGTTAG
- a CDS encoding ABC transporter permease, translated as MAAPTGGQMPRRTPGPQAPGQRAVPPPGQRPPGRGPAAPQRPGGPPPQPPARSAPAPHARPAPQPPPPARSGPPPAAAPQRTPRRDEPPQRGENPPKSPRREGPPSKPSRMREVSGRVGPRATLRHTGAIARRNLLQVVNDRGAILDATLMPMIFTLIFVYVFGGAIANGDQSDYKQYLLPGIMVQTVSFASRLTGVTLNVDASKGVMDRLRALPIARSAVLSARISADMCRVLLGQLVMFVFALVIGFRVQTDPLSALAAFGVLLAYGFALCWISAFIGLALKSPETVQSIGFIWTIPLQFGSSMFVPLDTMPGWLRAFAQVNPTTLVTDTCRNLFLGGPVAPSALGAFLWIGGMLLVFVPLSVWKYRRYA; from the coding sequence ATGGCCGCTCCCACCGGAGGCCAGATGCCGCGCCGCACGCCCGGCCCGCAGGCGCCGGGGCAGCGCGCCGTGCCGCCACCGGGCCAGCGCCCGCCGGGGCGCGGCCCGGCCGCTCCGCAGCGGCCGGGCGGTCCGCCGCCGCAGCCGCCGGCGCGATCGGCCCCGGCCCCGCACGCCCGGCCCGCGCCGCAGCCGCCCCCGCCCGCGAGGTCCGGGCCGCCGCCCGCGGCGGCTCCGCAGCGGACGCCGCGCCGCGACGAACCGCCGCAGCGTGGCGAGAACCCGCCGAAGTCGCCGCGCCGCGAGGGACCGCCGTCGAAGCCGTCGCGAATGCGGGAGGTCTCCGGCCGCGTCGGACCACGCGCGACGCTGCGCCACACCGGCGCCATCGCCCGCCGCAACCTGCTGCAGGTGGTCAACGACCGGGGAGCGATCCTCGACGCCACGCTGATGCCGATGATCTTCACGCTGATCTTCGTCTACGTCTTCGGCGGGGCGATCGCCAACGGCGACCAGAGCGACTACAAGCAGTACCTGCTGCCCGGGATCATGGTGCAGACGGTGTCGTTCGCCTCCCGCCTGACCGGCGTCACGCTCAACGTCGACGCGAGCAAGGGCGTGATGGACCGGTTGCGGGCGCTGCCGATCGCGCGCTCGGCGGTGCTGTCGGCCCGGATCTCGGCCGACATGTGCCGGGTGCTGCTCGGGCAGCTGGTGATGTTCGTCTTCGCGCTGGTCATCGGGTTCCGCGTGCAGACCGACCCGCTGTCGGCGCTGGCCGCGTTCGGGGTGCTGCTGGCCTACGGCTTCGCGCTGTGCTGGATCTCGGCCTTCATCGGCCTGGCCCTCAAGAGCCCGGAGACGGTGCAGTCGATCGGGTTCATCTGGACGATCCCGCTGCAGTTCGGCAGCTCGATGTTCGTGCCGCTGGACACCATGCCCGGCTGGCTTCGGGCGTTCGCGCAGGTCAACCCGACGACGCTGGTCACCGACACCTGCCGGAACCTGTTCCTCGGCGGCCCGGTGGCGCCGTCGGCGCTGGGTGCGTTCCTGTGGATCGGCGGCATGCTGCTGGTGTTCGTGCCGCTGTCGGTGTGGAAGTACCGGCGCTACGCGTAG
- a CDS encoding transposase, whose translation MINSSHHHARPRSLCKDPLALARANTAPQRPERPSGLRLTYLSGIRRPALTADIDHLQDEFTSLVENRTPSLLAISGCGPLTAAKILGETAGADRFLSKDAYARHTGTAPLPVWSSNLARHRLSRTRNWQLNAELHRIALTQAHWQPEARATSPGAKPTATAGSRPSTSSNDDSLTSSTAP comes from the coding sequence GTGATCAACTCCAGCCACCACCATGCCAGACCAAGATCATTATGCAAGGACCCCTTAGCCTTGGCCCGGGCCAATACCGCACCGCAGCGGCCGGAACGCCCGTCGGGCCTGCGGCTCACCTACCTCTCCGGCATCCGCCGGCCTGCGCTGACCGCCGACATCGACCACCTGCAAGACGAATTCACTTCCTTGGTCGAAAACCGAACGCCGTCGCTACTGGCGATTTCCGGGTGCGGGCCACTGACCGCGGCCAAGATCCTCGGCGAAACCGCAGGTGCCGACCGGTTCCTTTCCAAGGACGCCTACGCTCGGCACACCGGAACCGCACCGCTTCCTGTCTGGTCGTCCAACCTCGCCCGACACCGGCTATCACGCACCCGCAATTGGCAGCTCAACGCCGAGCTGCACCGCATCGCGCTCACACAAGCTCACTGGCAGCCTGAGGCCCGCGCCACCTCGCCCGGCGCAAAGCCGACGGCGACGGCGGGCTCAAGGCCCTCCACATCCTCAAACGACGACTCTCTGACATCGTCTACCGCGCCGTGA
- a CDS encoding phosphotransferase: protein MQELPLCLPEEKVLRGMEEFGIRATTTVYVPVGFGDHHWEAGDGDGRRWFVTVSDLEHKEHCGRGATAALDGLRRAMGTAVSLHEGGLDFVVAPLRSAGGDPVVALDDRYAMSVFPFVTGESGEFGQEMAAERRNQVLDMLAALHARTPPERTPRAVLDPAGRAGMEAALGELPGVWEGGPFAEPARELVAEHAALLRDRLVDFDRLADAVRARGARHVVTHGEPHPGNLLAREDGYRLVDWDTVGLAVPERDLSVVSGDPAALARYVEVTGRELDADALALYRLRWDLVDVAEFVAWFRGPHERTSDTETAWKGFTETVDRLGSG, encoded by the coding sequence GTGCAAGAACTTCCTCTGTGCCTGCCCGAAGAAAAAGTGTTGCGCGGTATGGAAGAATTCGGTATCCGCGCCACCACGACGGTCTACGTCCCCGTCGGTTTCGGTGACCACCACTGGGAAGCCGGCGATGGCGACGGGCGGCGGTGGTTCGTCACCGTCTCCGACCTCGAGCACAAGGAGCACTGCGGGCGCGGTGCGACGGCGGCGCTGGACGGCTTGCGCCGTGCGATGGGCACCGCGGTTTCCCTGCACGAGGGCGGCCTGGACTTCGTGGTCGCGCCCCTGCGTTCCGCCGGCGGCGATCCGGTCGTCGCGCTCGACGACCGCTACGCGATGAGCGTTTTCCCGTTCGTTACCGGCGAATCCGGCGAGTTCGGGCAGGAAATGGCGGCGGAGCGACGGAACCAGGTGCTCGACATGCTGGCGGCCCTGCACGCCCGCACACCACCGGAACGCACACCGCGAGCCGTGCTGGACCCGGCGGGCCGGGCCGGGATGGAAGCCGCACTCGGCGAGCTCCCGGGAGTCTGGGAGGGCGGTCCTTTCGCCGAGCCGGCACGAGAACTGGTAGCCGAGCACGCGGCTCTCCTCCGCGACCGGCTGGTCGACTTCGACCGGCTGGCCGACGCGGTGCGGGCGCGCGGCGCGCGGCACGTCGTCACCCACGGCGAACCGCATCCCGGAAACCTGCTCGCACGGGAGGACGGGTACCGCCTGGTCGACTGGGACACCGTGGGCCTGGCCGTCCCCGAACGCGACCTGTCGGTGGTCTCCGGCGACCCCGCCGCGCTCGCCCGGTACGTGGAGGTGACCGGACGGGAACTCGACGCGGACGCGCTCGCGCTCTACCGGTTGCGCTGGGACCTGGTGGACGTCGCCGAGTTCGTGGCGTGGTTCCGCGGTCCGCACGAACGCACCTCCGACACCGAGACTGCGTGGAAGGGTTTCACCGAAACCGTCGACCGGCTCGGGTCCGGTTGA
- a CDS encoding DJ-1/PfpI family protein, translating to MFAQIVLFDGFDPLDVVAPYEVLSAGGNAAGGALEVELVSAEGAREVPSGVGALSLRATARLDPGRGGLLVVPGAAGRLEGDGDDTVVAVLRRALGTELPVLLREAVDRSGLVVSTVCGGSLLLAMAGLIQGRRATTHHLGLDELAAAGVTAIKARVVDDGDLVTGAGVTSGLDLGLHLLERELGPRVALAVEELFAHERRGTAWRDAGAAAVPLAAEGAGAVA from the coding sequence ATGTTCGCCCAGATCGTGTTGTTCGACGGGTTCGACCCGCTCGACGTCGTCGCCCCGTACGAAGTGCTCAGCGCCGGTGGAAACGCCGCAGGTGGCGCGCTGGAGGTGGAGCTGGTCTCCGCCGAAGGCGCGCGGGAGGTCCCCAGCGGTGTCGGCGCGTTGTCGCTGCGCGCGACGGCGCGGCTGGACCCGGGGCGCGGCGGCCTGCTCGTCGTGCCCGGTGCGGCCGGACGCCTCGAGGGCGACGGCGACGACACCGTTGTCGCCGTCCTCCGTCGCGCGCTCGGCACCGAGCTGCCCGTTCTGCTGCGGGAGGCCGTCGACCGCTCCGGGCTGGTCGTCTCCACCGTGTGCGGCGGCTCGTTGCTGCTGGCGATGGCCGGCCTGATCCAGGGTCGCAGGGCGACGACGCACCACCTCGGCCTCGACGAGCTCGCGGCAGCCGGGGTGACCGCGATCAAGGCCCGTGTCGTCGACGACGGCGACCTGGTGACCGGTGCCGGCGTCACCTCGGGACTCGACCTGGGGCTCCACCTCCTGGAGCGCGAGCTCGGACCGCGCGTCGCGCTCGCCGTGGAGGAGCTGTTCGCCCACGAGCGCCGCGGCACCGCGTGGCGCGACGCCGGGGCTGCCGCGGTGCCGTTGGCCGCCGAGGGCGCTGGAGCGGTCGCGTGA
- a CDS encoding (Fe-S)-binding protein produces the protein MTEPAERGIFGKDLLDRCISCGFCLPACPTYALTGDEASSPRGRITLMRALETGRLDEDDPTLAEESSFCLGCRSCETVCPAGVEYGALLEQWRDHQWRGRRRPWIARLLMAVVSRTWLLRLQGLVRRHARARSREDGSALMLGCVERGLYPQVSRAARALRPELAAPAAQGCCGALHAHNGDSAKGAALARELGDRLPGRIVTTAGGCAAHLSTHLGRDRVKEVSEYLAEAGHQALGEVRVGDRRARVALQDSCHLRNGMGVTRQPRDLIRAVADYVELPGAGDCCGAAGTYAMLRPKDSRAVLDPKLDAIEQSGVDYVVAVNPGCLRQLQQSLRARRSTIRALHLVELLREAQNARV, from the coding sequence ATGACCGAGCCGGCCGAGCGCGGGATCTTCGGCAAGGACCTGCTGGACCGCTGCATCTCCTGCGGTTTCTGCCTGCCCGCCTGCCCCACCTACGCGCTCACCGGCGACGAGGCGTCGTCGCCGCGCGGGCGCATCACGCTGATGCGCGCGCTGGAGACCGGGCGGCTCGACGAGGACGACCCCACCCTCGCCGAGGAGTCGTCGTTCTGCCTCGGCTGCCGCAGCTGCGAGACGGTGTGCCCGGCCGGTGTGGAGTACGGCGCGCTCCTGGAGCAGTGGCGCGACCACCAGTGGCGGGGCAGGCGCCGCCCGTGGATCGCGCGGCTGCTCATGGCGGTGGTGTCCCGGACGTGGCTGCTGCGCCTGCAGGGCCTCGTCCGGCGCCACGCCCGTGCGCGCTCGCGGGAGGACGGGTCCGCGCTGATGCTCGGTTGCGTCGAACGCGGGCTGTACCCGCAGGTCAGCCGGGCGGCGCGGGCGCTTCGCCCGGAGCTCGCCGCCCCGGCGGCCCAGGGTTGCTGCGGCGCGCTGCACGCGCACAACGGCGACTCCGCCAAGGGCGCCGCGCTCGCGCGCGAACTCGGTGACCGGCTGCCCGGGCGCATCGTCACCACCGCCGGGGGTTGCGCGGCACACCTGAGCACCCATCTGGGACGCGACCGCGTCAAGGAGGTCAGCGAGTACCTCGCCGAGGCCGGCCACCAGGCGCTCGGCGAGGTCCGCGTCGGAGACCGCCGTGCGCGCGTCGCGCTGCAGGACTCGTGCCACCTGCGCAACGGCATGGGCGTGACCCGCCAGCCGCGCGACCTGATCCGCGCCGTGGCCGACTACGTCGAGCTGCCCGGCGCCGGTGACTGCTGCGGTGCCGCGGGCACGTACGCGATGCTGCGGCCGAAGGACAGCCGCGCCGTGCTGGATCCGAAGCTCGACGCGATCGAGCAGTCCGGTGTGGACTACGTCGTGGCCGTCAACCCGGGCTGCCTCCGCCAGTTGCAGCAGAGCCTGCGGGCACGCCGCTCCACAATCCGCGCGCTGCACCTGGTCGAGCTCCTGCGGGAGGCGCAGAACGCGCGGGTGTGA
- a CDS encoding DUF3817 domain-containing protein: MSSRRVLRIAAGVELVSLVVLFTNIATVHWDGVSSLVGPAHGCAYLIVVVLAFARRAGARVGSAAMVPGFGGLIVLRLLAGSADRQPLDQRGLKSEGG; encoded by the coding sequence GTGAGTTCCCGGCGGGTGCTGCGGATCGCGGCCGGTGTCGAACTGGTGTCCCTGGTCGTGCTGTTCACCAACATTGCGACCGTGCACTGGGACGGGGTTTCCTCGCTGGTCGGCCCCGCGCACGGGTGCGCGTACCTGATCGTCGTCGTCCTGGCGTTCGCCCGCCGGGCGGGAGCACGGGTGGGCTCGGCGGCGATGGTCCCAGGGTTCGGCGGTCTCATCGTCCTGCGGCTCCTCGCCGGATCCGCGGACCGGCAACCCCTCGACCAGCGTGGATTGAAATCCGAAGGAGGTTAG
- a CDS encoding daunorubicin resistance protein DrrA family ABC transporter ATP-binding protein: MTAAVQVEGLVKRFGERRVVDGVDLTIPEGTVLGLLGPNGAGKTTTVRMLSTLIRPDGGRARIGRYDLVKQANQVRRLIGLTGQYASVDEGISGRENLYMIARLLDLPRKRAWARVDELLEQFDLVEAASRPAGKYSGGMRRRLDLAASMVGDPAVLYLDEPTTGLDPRSRNNLWDSVRALVDEGTTVLLTTQYMEEAEALADSVVVMDQGRVIASGTSSELRARVGGQVLRVRTAGQEHLDQLARRLTAMRARNFRVDAENSLVSVPIVNESELTEVIHMLAASRLPISGVDTHLPSLDEVFLTLTDKPHRPADPDATVVLRRVF, translated from the coding sequence ATGACGGCTGCCGTCCAGGTCGAGGGACTGGTCAAGCGCTTCGGTGAACGCCGGGTGGTCGACGGGGTCGACCTGACGATCCCGGAGGGCACCGTGCTCGGCCTGCTCGGGCCCAACGGCGCGGGCAAGACCACCACCGTGCGGATGCTGTCGACCCTGATCCGGCCCGACGGCGGTCGGGCCCGCATCGGCCGATACGACCTGGTCAAGCAGGCCAACCAGGTGCGCAGGCTCATCGGGCTGACCGGCCAGTACGCCTCGGTCGACGAGGGCATATCGGGCCGGGAGAACCTCTACATGATCGCCCGGCTGCTCGACCTGCCGCGCAAGCGCGCCTGGGCGCGGGTCGACGAACTGCTGGAGCAGTTCGACCTGGTCGAGGCCGCGTCGCGGCCCGCAGGCAAGTACTCCGGCGGCATGCGCCGGCGGCTGGACCTGGCCGCCAGCATGGTCGGCGACCCCGCCGTGCTCTACCTCGACGAACCCACCACCGGCCTGGACCCGCGCAGCCGCAACAACCTCTGGGACTCCGTGCGCGCCTTGGTGGACGAAGGGACCACGGTGCTGCTGACCACGCAGTACATGGAGGAGGCCGAAGCGCTGGCGGACTCGGTGGTCGTGATGGACCAGGGCCGCGTGATCGCCTCCGGCACCAGCAGCGAACTGCGGGCCCGCGTCGGCGGACAGGTCCTGCGCGTGCGCACGGCAGGCCAGGAGCACTTGGACCAGCTCGCGCGCAGGCTCACCGCCATGCGCGCCCGCAACTTCCGGGTGGACGCCGAGAACTCGCTGGTGTCGGTGCCGATCGTCAACGAGTCCGAGCTCACCGAGGTGATCCACATGCTCGCCGCGTCCCGGCTGCCCATCTCCGGGGTCGACACCCACCTGCCGAGCCTGGACGAGGTGTTCCTGACCCTCACCGACAAGCCGCACCGCCCGGCCGACCCGGACGCCACGGTCGTGCTGCGGAGGGTGTTCTGA
- a CDS encoding MIP/aquaporin family protein, producing the protein MAESGKGRRGYRAGLGGEMLAEFLGTFVLILLGCASVAVAVAGLPGSGRQADSFGAANWLIIAFGWGFAVVFGVYTAGGVSGAHINPAVSLALAVRRVFPWRKVVPYWIAQLVGAFVAAALVYAVYSWAIDAFNAKAGTPRNESLDTFAIFATFPAEYFGGSWWGPLLDQIVGTAVLLLLICALTDKRNSAPAANMAPYLIGMVVGVIGLTFGPNAGYAINPARDFGPRLWTFLTGWGDISLPGTYEWFSNYFWIPIIGPLIGGVIGALVYDLLISQVLTARGEEEPEAGRVP; encoded by the coding sequence ATGGCTGAGTCCGGGAAAGGCCGCCGCGGCTACCGAGCGGGCCTCGGCGGTGAGATGCTCGCCGAGTTCCTCGGCACGTTCGTCCTGATCCTGCTGGGCTGCGCCTCGGTCGCCGTCGCGGTGGCCGGGCTGCCCGGATCGGGACGCCAGGCCGACTCCTTCGGTGCCGCCAACTGGCTGATCATCGCCTTCGGCTGGGGCTTCGCCGTGGTGTTCGGCGTCTACACCGCGGGCGGCGTCAGCGGCGCCCACATCAACCCCGCCGTGAGCCTGGCGCTCGCGGTGCGGCGGGTGTTCCCCTGGCGCAAGGTGGTCCCGTACTGGATCGCACAGCTGGTCGGGGCGTTCGTCGCGGCGGCGCTGGTGTACGCGGTCTACAGCTGGGCGATCGACGCCTTCAACGCCAAGGCCGGGACGCCGCGCAACGAGTCCCTGGACACCTTCGCGATCTTCGCCACCTTCCCGGCGGAGTACTTCGGGGGATCGTGGTGGGGACCGCTGCTGGACCAGATCGTCGGCACCGCCGTGCTGCTCCTGCTCATCTGCGCGCTCACCGACAAGCGCAACTCCGCGCCCGCGGCGAACATGGCCCCGTACCTCATCGGCATGGTCGTGGGCGTGATCGGGCTGACCTTCGGTCCCAACGCGGGCTACGCGATCAACCCGGCGCGTGACTTCGGTCCACGGCTGTGGACGTTCCTCACCGGGTGGGGGGACATCTCGCTCCCGGGGACCTACGAGTGGTTCAGCAACTACTTCTGGATCCCCATCATCGGCCCGCTCATCGGAGGCGTGATCGGGGCATTGGTCTACGACCTTCTCATCAGCCAGGTGCTCACGGCTCGCGGCGAGGAGGAACCCGAGGCCGGGCGTGTTCCGTAG
- a CDS encoding clavaminate synthase family protein, whose amino-acid sequence MSVAVRTELPAQTAVVEPSAAQEIERVALGLLPVAQGRIDDQGWVSAAREAWEELPASVRTAIRRFRRDSGTTGALVVSGLPLGPGEVPDTPTADGSVQRTATVSAAVLMMFACGLGDPASFRPEKSGALVQDVVPVPGKEEFQGNAGSVLLSFHVENAFHPHRPDFVMLSCLRADHEAVAGLRTACIRQVDHLLSDAAREALFRADYVTEPPPSFGSADSDPTPHAVLSGAEDDPDLKVDFAATRPLTPRAREAMDELQKLFADNAHTHYLTPGSLAIVDNRVTVHGRTAFEPRYDGRDRWLQRSFALADFRASREHRTADGYVLD is encoded by the coding sequence ATGTCGGTGGCAGTCCGCACCGAGTTGCCCGCGCAGACGGCGGTGGTGGAGCCGTCCGCGGCACAGGAGATCGAACGGGTGGCGCTGGGCCTGCTGCCCGTCGCGCAGGGCAGGATCGACGACCAGGGCTGGGTGTCGGCGGCGCGCGAGGCGTGGGAGGAGCTGCCCGCATCGGTGCGCACGGCGATCCGGCGGTTCCGCCGGGATTCCGGCACCACGGGTGCGCTCGTGGTCAGCGGCCTCCCGCTGGGGCCCGGCGAGGTGCCCGACACCCCGACGGCCGACGGTTCCGTGCAGCGAACCGCCACCGTCTCCGCGGCGGTGCTGATGATGTTCGCCTGCGGGCTCGGCGATCCCGCCTCGTTCCGGCCCGAGAAGTCCGGCGCGCTGGTGCAGGACGTGGTCCCGGTGCCGGGCAAGGAGGAGTTCCAGGGCAACGCCGGCTCGGTGCTGCTGTCGTTCCACGTCGAGAACGCCTTCCACCCGCACCGCCCCGACTTCGTGATGCTCTCGTGCCTGCGGGCCGACCACGAGGCCGTCGCCGGGCTGCGCACCGCGTGCATCCGGCAGGTAGACCACCTGCTCAGCGACGCCGCGCGGGAGGCGCTGTTCCGCGCCGACTACGTCACCGAGCCACCGCCGTCGTTCGGCTCGGCCGACAGTGACCCGACCCCGCACGCCGTGCTCAGCGGCGCGGAGGACGACCCGGATCTGAAGGTGGACTTCGCAGCGACCAGGCCGCTCACCCCGCGGGCGCGCGAGGCGATGGACGAGCTGCAGAAGCTGTTCGCCGACAACGCCCACACCCACTACCTGACCCCGGGTTCTCTGGCCATTGTGGACAACAGGGTCACCGTGCACGGCCGGACCGCCTTCGAGCCCCGCTACGACGGCAGGGACCGCTGGTTGCAGCGCAGCTTCGCGCTGGCCGACTTCCGCGCGTCCCGCGAGCACCGCACCGCCGACGGCTACGTGCTCGACTAG